The window TTCGCTTGTACTGTTTTTCAGTGTGTATGTTTCTCCAGAATATTTTCCATATGCAGGACTTTTGACACTACTAATCCCTCTACTTTTAATAATAAATGGTATCATTTTCATTTTATTGTTATTGGCAAAAAGACGCTTAGCCTTCCTTCCGCTCTTGGCTATTGTGATAGGGTGGAAATTCATGGGTGTTACATTTCAGCTCAATCCGATCAAAGATAATCCAAAAGGTTTATCCGTTTTAAGTTACAACGTACATCTCTTGCGCTATGCAAAACCTGGAGGGGATAACAAAACAGTCACTCAAAATATCACAAAATGGCTTCAAGACAATCCATCTGATATCAAATGCTTTCAGGAATTTTATCAAGACTTCACTACACCCTCAAGAAATGCTATCAAAGCATTAGCAACTGATTCTGGATATGAATATTCTTATCAAATTATAGAAGGGAATCCGAGAAAACGATCTTATGGGATGGTAATTTTCAGTAGATACCCAATTATCAATGAAGGTCGCGTATTCGATACAAAGAGGAATAATGGAGTGATTTTCGCAGACATCAAAGTGGACAAAGACACTATTAGAATCTATAATGCACATTTAGAATCTATGAGTATTCCTTCCGAAGGCTTGAGTGATTTGGATGGTATCAAGGAAAATTATCGAGAAACTCTTGGCAAACTAAAAAGAGGTCAAGTCATTCGTGCGACCCAGCTAGGTGTATTGATAGAACACATGAAAAATAGCCCATACGCCAATGTATTGGTAGGAGATTTCAATGATGTACCCTATAGCTACACTTATTTTTCTTTGAGAAAAATCATGAAAAATGCTTTCGAAACAGCAGGTAGAGGTTTTGGATTCACTTATAATAAGGTTCTATTTTTTTTAAGGATTGATAATATTTTTTATGACGAAGTATTGCAAATAGAGCGGTTCAAAACTCACAGAGAAGTGGATTATTCAGATCATTATCCAGTTTCTGCTACATTTTCTTGGGAAAAACCCTTGAGAAAAGTAAGTCTTGAAGAGCTTGATTAACATTTTTATAGATAATCAATCTATCTAGTAGGTTTTGCTCTCTTAAAAAATTTCATCGGTATATCAGAATAAGGTGCAAATTGAATTTGACTATACCTAAAAATTGTTATATAATGGATTATGAAGTTAAATGACAAAAAATATATACAAAACAGTATTCCAAATGAATTAAAAAATGTAATTATCAAAGCACTTGACTTTTACCCTGATTTAGTAGATGTGAGTATAGAATTCAAACTCAGCGAAAACATCCGAAAATCAGTGATGCAAGCGCAACCGAAGTTCAAAACTATGTTGGGCTCCAGAAAAAAAAGAGCTTACATTATAAAAATCAGTAGATTTTTTTCTCTCAAAGGAAAAGTCACTCCTATTCACGAGTTGCCAGAAGATGTTTTAGTCGGTTGGATTGGTCATGAACTCGGACATGTCATGGACTATCTTCAAAGAAGTAACTGGTCGATGTTAGTTTTTGGAATTGGATATTTAACCTCGCGAAGTTTCATTATCTCAGCAGAGCGATCCGCTGACACCTACGCTGTCAATCATGGTCTTGGTAAATATATTTTGAAAACAAAACAGTTTATCCTTCATGAAGCAGGAATGTCGGATGCCTATATTGAGAAAATCAACAAACTCTATCTACCACCAGAAGAAATCATGCATTTAATGGAAAACATTCCAATTGAAAATTAAGATCTTATTAGTTCCCTTCCATTCAAAAGGCTTAAATGATTGGTGATAAGTAAAAAATATTTATAGATTTTAAAATTCTGACTTATCCATTTTTTGAAACATAATTTTCCCAATCTTTAAAATCTTTTCCCTTCATGACCCTTGGGATTTTAACTTGCCCACCTTTTTGTTTTGTTTCCTCGGTCCATTTTCTGAATAATTCATCTGTAATAAGCTTCACCTCTACCCGCTTCAATGCTTTATTCCTAGCAACTTTATAGTTTTTGTTATTTTCCTTCAAAATTTTATCCAAGCGCTCTGCAATTTCCTTTTCATCGAGCTTTTTCTTAGCATCTAAACCTAAATACCATTTGTGTGAGTAATCATTTTCCTCTAATACTGCTGACACCGTAAATTCTTTGATTTGGCAATCAAACTCCTCACTTAACCTTTCCATAACTTTATTCATTTGATTGACCGACAACTGAGAACCGACCACATTAAGAAAATGCTTTGTTCTTCCAGTAATCTTAATTTCAGCTTTTTCTTTATTGGTAAAAGCAATAGTGTCCCCAATCATGTATCGCCAAGCTCCAGACACAGTGCTAATCACCAAAACATAATCTATACCTTCTTCTACATCTTCAATTTTAATTGATTTTGCATTCTGATTGATACTTCCATCCTCTTCCATGTTTTCTGGTATGAAGGGAATAAACTCGAAATAGATACCATTATTTGTCATCAATGCCATAGCGTCAGTTTCTTTTCTGATTTGCGTAGCTATATAACCTTCAGAAGCTAAATAAGTATCAATAATGACGATTTCTCTTCCACATAATTTTTCAAATGATTTCCTATATGGTTCAAAAGCTACACCACCTGAAGTGTATACTTGAAAATTTGGCCAGATATCATGAATAGTTTCTACATCATGAAACTCAATAACCTTTTTGAGCATGAGCTCAATCCATGATGGAATTCCCGAAATAGCACCAATATCCCAATTTACGGATTCTTTAGCCAGCTCTTCTACTCTTAGATCCCAATCATCAATTGATGAAATCTCTTTACCGGGCCTGTAAAACCCCTCAAACCAAAAAGGAATTTGACTTGCGCTGATTCCACTAATTTCTCCCTCAAAGTGTCCGTTTACTTCTTTGAGGTTAGTACTACTTCCAAACATTAGAATTTCTTTCTCAAAAAATTCAGCAGGAAGATCAAAATCTGCTATCCCTTTAATCTGCTGCATCCCTCCCCGGCGAATAGACTGCATCATATCTTCTGTAACTGGAATATGCTTTTTGGTGCTTGTAGTTCCGCTGGAAACTGCAAAAAACTTCACTTTTCCAGGCCAAGTAATATCTTGACCGCCATCGATGACTTTCTGCCACCACTTTTCTTTCAATTGATCATAATCATGAAATGGAACTTCATTGGCGAAACCTTCTCTTATATTCTTTGATTTACGGATTTGCTCAAATTGATAATATTTTCCAAAAGCTGTGTCTTTTGCCCTTGAAAGCAATTCTTCCAAAACTTTTTCTTGTGCTTCTTGAGGATTGGTATTAGAAAAAATTTTATCTAATGTCTCTACTGATTTTTTAATAATCTCTCCTATAATAGCCATTTTGTTCGATTTAAGTGTTCTTGAAAATGTATTAAAAAAGTCCCTTCCAGAAAGCAAGTTCACCTTTAAAAATGTAAGACCAGAAGGATTTCTTAATATATGAAAAGGAACAATATCCTTGCCACACAAGAAAAAAAGCTCAACAACTCCACTTTTTCTAGAATTGTTGAGCTTTTTCTGACATAGAAATACTCGATGAATTTAATTTTGATTCTACCAGAATACAATATAAAGTGCTGCCGTAATCAAAGTAATGATAAACGCTCCAATCTTGAAGCCTGAACTAGTTTTGAAAATATCACCGCTGATATCAATGCTGTTTGGATGATCTTTTCCTTTTCCTTCTACCAAACTGATGATCACCATCAAAGTAGCTAACACCAAGAAAACCACACCCATTCTATCTAGGAAAGGTAGATTTGGCCAAACTACTTTTAAAACAATAGAAAGTGGAATACTTAAAGCTGCGCCGGTTAGTGCTGCATTGGAAGTTGTTTTTTTCCAGAAGACACCAAAGAAGAAAATCGCAAATACACCTGGGCTAATGAAACCAGTATATTCCTGAATAAACTGGAATGCTTGATCCAATTGCCCCAATGCAGGAGCTACAATCGCAGCGATAATAAACGCAACTGCTGCTGTGATCCTACCAACTCTTACTTGCTTAGCTTCAGAAGCATCTCTACCAAAATATTTCTTATAAATATCCATGGTGAAGATGGTAGATGTACTATTTGCCATTGATGCCAAAGAAGAAACAATCGCAGCAGTCAGGGCAGCAAAAGCCAAACCTTTCAACCCCGTAGGAAGCAATTGCAATAAAGTAGGATAAGCTCTATCAGATTTGATTATTCCTGTTACAGGATCTTTCATAGATTCAACAAAACTTGTATCGATACCATTATTTACAATAACCAAAGCTGCAATTCCTGGAATTACAACAATTAAAGGCATCAAAAGCTTCAAGAAGCCTGCGAAAATCATCCCTTTTTGGGCTTCATCTAAACTTTTTGCAGCTAGCGCTCTTTGCGTTATATATTGGTTGAATCCCCAATAACTCAAATTGGTAATCCACATCCCTCCTACCAAAACACTTATACCTGGTAGATCTAAATAAGCATCTCTGACGCCACCCTTACCATCAGGAATCATCATTTCTCCTTTTGAAAGAATCATAGAAAAATGTCCTGGAACTTCTTGTCTCAACAAGCCCAAACCATCCCATGCACTTCCACTTCCTACCATCGTCAAGGCGATGTACGTTGTAGCCAAGCCGCCTGCAATTAGGAAAAATACTTGAACAACATCAGTCCAAGCTACTGCTTTAAGACCACCGTAAATGGAATAAATCATCGCAAATAAAGCCAAACCTATGATGGCATAGGTCATAGGAACATCAAGAATGGTATTCAAACTCAATGCGCCCAAATAGAGCACTGATGTCAGATTGACAAATACATATAAAGCGAGCCAGAAAATAGCCATTGTAGTTCTTACTCTAGTATCATATCGGTCAAGTAAGAATCCCGGCATGGTGTAGATACCTTTTTTGATATAAACAGGCAAGAAAAAAATCGCAACTACCAAAAGTGTAATTGCAGCCATCCATTCATATGTAGAAATGGCTAGTCCTAAGGCAAATCCTGAACCAGACATTCCTATAAACTGCTCTGCAGAAATATTGGATGCAATCAAAGAAGCACCTACGGCCCACCATGGTAAGGCTTTGGATGCTAGAAAATAATCTTGAGAATTTTTGACATGGCCTTTTTTCTCACGAGAGACAAAAAGACCCATTCCAATGATGAGGCAACAATAGCCAATGAATACAATGAGATCTAAAGGTTCTAATAACATAGGTTGAGGTTGATTATATGGGGTTTAAATTTGGTTTGTGAGTTTCAAATATAAGTTTTTCAATTTAGGAATGAATATTTTATTAGATTTTGTAGCACGAAATTATTTTAAAGCAAAGAATTCATTCAAATTACTCCTCAAATTTTCTCTATTCTGATTTTTAGAATCATTTACAAGAACCATTATAAATTCACAATTAGTCTAATTTAATTTCATTAATACTGTTTAATCATATTTGCCTATTTGTCCATTAATTATCAGTTGGTCAACTAATTTTCATTACTACAGCTTTGAAAACCATTTTTACATTCATATTTGATGAAAAAAAATATTTTTTTTCATCAAGCTCAAGATCATATTATCAGAAATTAATAATTCTTATATTTCAGCTGTTTAATCACCAAGCCCCACCCACGCACGCACTTCATAAAGATGAAAGAAAAGTCCAAATTTCACCCAATTTAGATTGTGGAAAATCGCGTTGTAAATAAGAAAATAGAAGAAAAAAGACTGCAAAATCTTTACTCTTACAAAATTCTTAATACCAAAGCAAATTTGGATTATGATCAAATTACTACTTTGGCCTCTCAAATATGTGGTACAAATGTGGCTATGATCAATTTTATAGATGAAAAAGTTCAATGGACAAAATCAGCGGTCGGTATCAAAAAGCAAATTATCGATAGAAATCAGTCATTTTGTAATCAAACGATCAAAAATCAAGATAGACCATTGATAATTGAAGACCTTACTAATGATGATCAGTTCAGAGAAAACTCATTTGTCGCCAATGAACCTCATTTAAGATTTTATGCAGGTCATCCAATTTTATCAAAAGAAGGATTTGCATTAGGTACTATTTGCGTACTTGATTTTAAACCATTAAAATTATCAAATCAACAAATAGAATCTTTGAGAATTCTTGCTCTTCAAGTTAAAAATCTCTTAACATTAAGCTCTTCTAATGAAAAACTTAAATCCACTTCCAATCGATTAAAAGAAAAATCAAGGCAACTTAAAAAATTTTTTGAAGCTAATGTTGATCTCTTCTGTATAAGTAATCAAGAGCTCGAAGTAATTTCACTCAACCAATCTTGGGAGCACACATTAGGTTTTTCAAGCAAAGAAATCAAACGAAGGGGATTAAAGTTTTTCATTCATCCAGAGGATTTAAAAAGAAGCTTAGAAAAAGCTGATACGCTATCACAAAATCTTCCGATTCTTAATTTCACCAACAGATACTTATGTAGCGATGGAACCTATAAAACACTCGAATGGAGGTCCTACTTAGAAGACAGCTTGATCTACTCATCTGCACGGGACATCACCGAAAAAATTGAGATAAGCAAAAAGATAGAAGCTCAAAAATTATATACAGAATCCATTTTAGCTGCGCTACCTGATTTATTATTTATAGTCGACAAAAATGGAATCTATTTAAATTTTACTTCTAATAATGTTGACGATCTATTACTCAAACCTGAAGAATTCATCGGTAAAAATGCCAAAGATATTCTTCCTTCTGAACTTGGATTAGAATTTATCAAAACCATTCATGAAACTATTTCTAAAAATGAATCTAAGTCAATGAAATATGACTTATTCTTAAAAGGTAAATTTCAAAATTTTGAGGCTAGATTTTCTCCCTTTGAGTCAGATAAAGTAATTGTAATAATTAGAAATATTTCACTTGAAAAACAAATTCAAGATCAACTCATAAGAACTAAAAACCTTTTAGAAATAGCAGGGAAAATATCCAAAACTGGAGGATGGGAAATTGATTTCGTTACCAATGAAGTTATATGGTCCCAAATGGCTCGTCAGATTATGGAAATCGACGAGGATTATATTCCTTCTCTAGAAAATGGAATTTCTTTTTATAAACAAGGAAGTAAAGAAAAAATCATTAGTGCTTTCAAAGAAGCTGTTGAGCAAAATAGAGCATATGATCTGGAACTTGAGATTTTAACTGCTTTGGGTAATACGAAATGGGTAAGAACACAAGGCCAACCTATATTTGAGAATGGGAAGTGCACTTATATCTACGGAACTTTTCAAGATATTACGGAAAGATATTTACAAGAAAAGTCCATAAAAGAAAGTGAAGAAGATTATAAAAAACTTTTCGAAAATATGGCTCAAGGCGTGGTCTATCAAAAATCTGATGGCACGATTATAAGGGCGAATTCGGCTGCTGAAAAAATTCTAGGCTTGACATTTGATCAAATGATTGGAAGGACTTCAGTCGACCCTAGGTGGCATTCAATTCACGAAGATGGAACTAGTTTCCCAGGGGATCAACACCCTGCAATGATAACTTTGAGAACTGGAGAACCAATCAAAAACAAAGTTATGGGGGGTATTTCACCCTCTAAAAAACAAACATTTATGGATCTCAATCGACACCATCCCTGAATTTGAAGACGGAAATACCAAACCATACAGAGTCTTAGCAACCTTTAAAGACATTACGGCTGAACGACAGATTCAAAATGAAATTTTAGAGAGTAAAGCAACACTACAAGCAATTATAGAAAGCTCTAAGGAAAGTATCTGGTCATTAGATACCAATTTGAAAGTAATATTTTGTAATCAAAAAGTGGCAGATCAGTTTAATCGGGCCTTTGGAAAAAAACTGGGAGAGGGAATGTCTATGTTAGAAATGATCCCAGAAAAATTCAAAGAACTTTGGGAAGTTAGATATAAAAAAGCTTTAAATGGAGAGTCCATTGTATTTACAGAGGAAATAGAAATTGAAAATGAAAATTTCCTTTTTGAATCCTCGATACAACCTGTCTTTGTAAACAATAAAATTATTGGAATTGCAGTGTTTAGTAAAGATGTAACAGAGACCACTTTACACATCAAAACTATCGAAAAACAAAATAAGACTTTGAAGGAAATTGCGTGGATGCAATCTCATAAAGTTAGGGCTCCTTTAGCAAGGTTAATGGGTTTGGTAATGTTGCTTGAAGAAGATGATCAATTTGATATACCCGTGTTAGAAGTCCGAAAAGAAATCTTAAACTCTTCACTTGAGCTTGATAGTATCATTAGAGAAATCTCATCAAAAACCCATCAACTCGAAAAATTAGATTAAGGATTGACTTAAGAACTGTCAAAAGTCACTTTTTAATCTTAATAAAATATTTACATTGAGGCATTAAAAAAAATAAAATGACTCTATCTGACCAAGAAATAGCAAGAGCTTCTACCATGCTACCAATTATGGAGATCGCTAGAAAACTTCAAATTAATGAAGAGGATTTACGACCATATGGAAAATATATTGCAAAACTCCCTCTCCGACTTATTGATTCAGAGAAAATAAAGGGTAAAAAGCTTATTTTAGTTACTGCAATCACACCAACAGTTGCTGGAGAAGGAAAAACCACAGCAAGTATCGGGCTTTGTGAAGGCCTAAATAAAATTGGTGTAAAGACTGCCGCCGTCTTGAGAGAACCCTCTTTGGGGCCAGTATTTGGAATGAAAGGTGGGGCTGCAGGAGGCGGATACTCTCAAGTACTTCCTATGGAATCAATCAACCTCCATTTTACTGGGGACTTTGCAGCAGTAGAAAAATCACACAATTTGCTTGCGGCACTTCTAGATAATCATATTCATCAAGGCAATAGCTTAAATATAGACCCGAGAAAAATAGTTTGGAAGCGGGTAATGGATATGAATGAAAGAGCCCTTAGAGATATTGTAATTGGTCTTGGTGGTCATGCCCAAGGCGTGCCAAGAGAATCCGGTTTTGATATTACAGCTGCATCAGAAGTCATGGCTGCACTTTGCTTGGCTAATGACCTGGTAGATTTAAAAGAAAAACTAGGTAATATTATCGTTGCTTACACCTATGACAACCAACCTGTCTATGCGCGTGAACTGAAAGCCCAAGGAGCTATGACTGCTTTACTCAAACACACGATCATGCCAAACCTGGTACAAACGATAGAAGGAAATGCGGCTATCATCCATGGTGGGCCTTTTGCAAATATTGCACAAGGTTCCAATTCAATTATAGCTACAAAAATGGGTTTGTCATTAGCAGATTATGTCGTGACTGAAGCAGGCTTCGCATCAGATTTAGGTGGAGAAAAATTTTTGGATCTAAAATGTCAATACGGAAGTTTAAAGCCTGATTTGGCAGTAATAGTGGCAACAATTCGCGCATTAAAAAGTCATGCTGGAATTCCGTTTGAAAAGCTTAAAGAAGAAAATGTTGAGGCAGTAAAAAGTGGTTTAGAAAATCTTGAGAAACATATTGAAAATATCAAACATTTTATGCTTTGTCCTGTAGTTGCGATCAATAAGTTTGCAACTGACTCTGAGGAAGAAATCAAAGCTGTAATGCAAAGGTGTCAAGAACTTGGGGTAAAAGTAGCACTTTCAGAAGGTTGGGAAAAGGGAGGCGAAGGGTGTATTGGCCTAGCAAAAGTAGTACAGGAAGTTGCGGAATCTGGAAGAAGCAATTTTACTCCTCTTTACAATTTTGAATGGCCAATAGAACAAAAAATAGAAACTGTAGCTAGAAAAATTTATGGAGCATCAGATGTAGAGTACAGCTTGAAGGCCAAGCAACAAATCAAACTTTTTAATAAAATTGGTCTAGACA is drawn from Belliella baltica DSM 15883 and contains these coding sequences:
- a CDS encoding endonuclease/exonuclease/phosphatase family protein translates to MLRFLTGTIFFISLVLFFSVYVSPEYFPYAGLLTLLIPLLLIINGIIFILLLLAKRRLAFLPLLAIVIGWKFMGVTFQLNPIKDNPKGLSVLSYNVHLLRYAKPGGDNKTVTQNITKWLQDNPSDIKCFQEFYQDFTTPSRNAIKALATDSGYEYSYQIIEGNPRKRSYGMVIFSRYPIINEGRVFDTKRNNGVIFADIKVDKDTIRIYNAHLESMSIPSEGLSDLDGIKENYRETLGKLKRGQVIRATQLGVLIEHMKNSPYANVLVGDFNDVPYSYTYFSLRKIMKNAFETAGRGFGFTYNKVLFFLRIDNIFYDEVLQIERFKTHREVDYSDHYPVSATFSWEKPLRKVSLEELD
- a CDS encoding GH3 family domain-containing protein; translation: MAIIGEIIKKSVETLDKIFSNTNPQEAQEKVLEELLSRAKDTAFGKYYQFEQIRKSKNIREGFANEVPFHDYDQLKEKWWQKVIDGGQDITWPGKVKFFAVSSGTTSTKKHIPVTEDMMQSIRRGGMQQIKGIADFDLPAEFFEKEILMFGSSTNLKEVNGHFEGEISGISASQIPFWFEGFYRPGKEISSIDDWDLRVEELAKESVNWDIGAISGIPSWIELMLKKVIEFHDVETIHDIWPNFQVYTSGGVAFEPYRKSFEKLCGREIVIIDTYLASEGYIATQIRKETDAMALMTNNGIYFEFIPFIPENMEEDGSINQNAKSIKIEDVEEGIDYVLVISTVSGAWRYMIGDTIAFTNKEKAEIKITGRTKHFLNVVGSQLSVNQMNKVMERLSEEFDCQIKEFTVSAVLEENDYSHKWYLGLDAKKKLDEKEIAERLDKILKENNKNYKVARNKALKRVEVKLITDELFRKWTEETKQKGGQVKIPRVMKGKDFKDWENYVSKNG
- a CDS encoding sodium/sugar symporter, translating into MLLEPLDLIVFIGYCCLIIGMGLFVSREKKGHVKNSQDYFLASKALPWWAVGASLIASNISAEQFIGMSGSGFALGLAISTYEWMAAITLLVVAIFFLPVYIKKGIYTMPGFLLDRYDTRVRTTMAIFWLALYVFVNLTSVLYLGALSLNTILDVPMTYAIIGLALFAMIYSIYGGLKAVAWTDVVQVFFLIAGGLATTYIALTMVGSGSAWDGLGLLRQEVPGHFSMILSKGEMMIPDGKGGVRDAYLDLPGISVLVGGMWITNLSYWGFNQYITQRALAAKSLDEAQKGMIFAGFLKLLMPLIVVIPGIAALVIVNNGIDTSFVESMKDPVTGIIKSDRAYPTLLQLLPTGLKGLAFAALTAAIVSSLASMANSTSTIFTMDIYKKYFGRDASEAKQVRVGRITAAVAFIIAAIVAPALGQLDQAFQFIQEYTGFISPGVFAIFFFGVFWKKTTSNAALTGAALSIPLSIVLKVVWPNLPFLDRMGVVFLVLATLMVIISLVEGKGKDHPNSIDISGDIFKTSSGFKIGAFIITLITAALYIVFW
- a CDS encoding PAS domain S-box protein, with translation MENRVVNKKIEEKRLQNLYSYKILNTKANLDYDQITTLASQICGTNVAMINFIDEKVQWTKSAVGIKKQIIDRNQSFCNQTIKNQDRPLIIEDLTNDDQFRENSFVANEPHLRFYAGHPILSKEGFALGTICVLDFKPLKLSNQQIESLRILALQVKNLLTLSSSNEKLKSTSNRLKEKSRQLKKFFEANVDLFCISNQELEVISLNQSWEHTLGFSSKEIKRRGLKFFIHPEDLKRSLEKADTLSQNLPILNFTNRYLCSDGTYKTLEWRSYLEDSLIYSSARDITEKIEISKKIEAQKLYTESILAALPDLLFIVDKNGIYLNFTSNNVDDLLLKPEEFIGKNAKDILPSELGLEFIKTIHETISKNESKSMKYDLFLKGKFQNFEARFSPFESDKVIVIIRNISLEKQIQDQLIRTKNLLEIAGKISKTGGWEIDFVTNEVIWSQMARQIMEIDEDYIPSLENGISFYKQGSKEKIISAFKEAVEQNRAYDLELEILTALGNTKWVRTQGQPIFENGKCTYIYGTFQDITERYLQEKSIKESEEDYKKLFENMAQGVVYQKSDGTIIRANSAAEKILGLTFDQMIGRTSVDPRWHSIHEDGTSFPGDQHPAMITLRTGEPIKNKVMGGISPSKKQTFMDLNRHHP
- a CDS encoding PAS domain-containing sensor histidine kinase produces the protein MLESKATLQAIIESSKESIWSLDTNLKVIFCNQKVADQFNRAFGKKLGEGMSMLEMIPEKFKELWEVRYKKALNGESIVFTEEIEIENENFLFESSIQPVFVNNKIIGIAVFSKDVTETTLHIKTIEKQNKTLKEIAWMQSHKVRAPLARLMGLVMLLEEDDQFDIPVLEVRKEILNSSLELDSIIREISSKTHQLEKLD
- a CDS encoding formate--tetrahydrofolate ligase; the encoded protein is MTLSDQEIARASTMLPIMEIARKLQINEEDLRPYGKYIAKLPLRLIDSEKIKGKKLILVTAITPTVAGEGKTTASIGLCEGLNKIGVKTAAVLREPSLGPVFGMKGGAAGGGYSQVLPMESINLHFTGDFAAVEKSHNLLAALLDNHIHQGNSLNIDPRKIVWKRVMDMNERALRDIVIGLGGHAQGVPRESGFDITAASEVMAALCLANDLVDLKEKLGNIIVAYTYDNQPVYARELKAQGAMTALLKHTIMPNLVQTIEGNAAIIHGGPFANIAQGSNSIIATKMGLSLADYVVTEAGFASDLGGEKFLDLKCQYGSLKPDLAVIVATIRALKSHAGIPFEKLKEENVEAVKSGLENLEKHIENIKHFMLCPVVAINKFATDSEEEIKAVMQRCQELGVKVALSEGWEKGGEGCIGLAKVVQEVAESGRSNFTPLYNFEWPIEQKIETVARKIYGASDVEYSLKAKQQIKLFNKIGLDKLPICIAKTQYSLSDDPKLINKPIGFTIKIREFDIAAGAGFIIPIAGNIMRMPGLPSKPAAENIDIDAEGNITGLF